In the genome of Hippoglossus hippoglossus isolate fHipHip1 chromosome 9, fHipHip1.pri, whole genome shotgun sequence, the window GGTGGAATAAATACATCAcgtgttgtgaatgtgtctgagcggagaatctcccgctgcgttgaTCATGTGTAAAAGTCAAGCTTCGGAAAAagttcagggttagggttagatagGCTGATATATCTGCATAAATGTGCCGGTAAGAAGACTCGATGTTGTTTTGCAAAAAGCGATTGATTCCTCTTTCGTCCCTCAAGGGACTTCCACATGTACATTTACAGTTTGTAGAACAacccaaaaagtgttttgtgaggtcagcTTTGATCTTTCAACCACTAAAATCAAATCTAGTGAATGTTAAAACCAAAAGTGAAGAAATCCCCATCCAGGCATTAGAATGGAAGGGATGGACAACCTGAACCCATAATGCATCAGGTCACGGCTGTCATCAGGCCAGAGGCATAATAAATGCTATTGTTGCTCTCTGTCTGCTAGTTGTGTGAATAGCCAAATGTTTGCTGATACATTAATGCATTTCATATCCTCATAATAACTATCAGATTGTTATGGGGAGTGTTGGAAATGTTCCACCGGCACATTCACTCTAATGCACAGTCGATTGCTCTATAGTGCAATTCAATCTGACTGGTTacacagagggaagaggaggcaTCACTGACCAATAATAAAGgccattttctgtttctgtgtcggACTGACCAACTGTGGAACTAGATCTGTGATTGGACCATTAACGGCAGGAATACGAGCATGTTTGACGATTTGTATGGCTGCCGTGTTGCTGCTCAACtcttatttgtcttttcttgtaTTGCTGCAGTTCCCTTATTGGTCCATAAAGGTCAAGGAAAGTGACAAAATGTCCTTTTAAGGAGCGTGGCTCGCTGACACAGGAGATCAAAGGTCTGTCTCACAAACCTACAAAATAAACTATGTTCCCTTTTCCTGTCTACTTCCTTCCGCAGGCACCGGGGAGAGTGGGAAGAGCACATTCATCAAACAGATGAGGATTATCCACGGCACAGGTTACACCGATGAGGACAAAAGAGGTTTTACCAAACTGGTGTATCAGAACATCTTCACGTCCATGCAGGCCATGATCCGAGCCTCAGAGACGCTCAAGGTCCCCTACAAATATGAGCACAACAAGGTAAATTACATCTGCGCTTTTTCAAATCCCCCCCAACTGAAGTGACAACTGTGGTGAAGGGTGATGAATAATTGGAGAAAAAGCGACGGAGAAGCTGCAAAGTGGTCACAGCGTGCTTGTATATTTTTAGAGCGCTGTCTATCTCATTTGGAACAGCCATCCATAATCGTTTCCTGTCCTTTTCGGCACTTCCTGTGTCCTTAAAGTGCTCCAGCACTCCATcacactctgtgtgtttgcctgtgtgtttccctgcacTCAAACCCATATATTTAcagaaatatatacatacacactcGCTCGTATTTGACCTCACTTTCCCTAACTGTCACTAAGGAAGGAGTGACCCTCGTAGTCACAGATTTGGGAGATGTCACGATGACCTCGTGGTTCGCTCCCTGTGCGAGTGACAAATGAAAAGAAGTGTTACGTAGGAGTCAATCGCCTCGGCAACGCTTTTTTATTAATCAGATAATTTCAGGTGACATCTgacagtgctgctgcagctcctcccaTCCTGATCCATGTTCCTTTGTCACTTTGAGCATTTGTGAAAAGGTGGAATTCTCCCTGTCAGCACTGAGTTTATTAAAGACACAACATTTATGTTATTAACCTTCATCAGGCATTAAATATAAACAACTCGTCTTAATACTGGAGACACAGGCAGTTTCAACTAAGTGGAGCCAAACCTCCAACACCTGACTACCAGGGAAACTTTGAGATTTAAAATGGCACCACAGCTTGGATTCATCTTACTCCTCTAATCTTGTTGCAGTGGATCATTGCAACGTTTGCTTTCGCTTCCCGTCCAACGTGTGCATGTCCACGAAGAATGAAACTGAATATGCTGTCTCAGCCCAGCTATTTCACCATTGTTTTACGCACtttaaacacaagaaaaaccAAGAACATTCCTTTTAAACATGCTGAGTAAAAATGGTACTgcaatcttttttattttgaaaaatcttgtttttaatgtcaggGGTTTTCCTATCCTTACACGTCACTGCACACTAATGCCAGTACTGATGCACTGAGAAGGATCTGTTATGCTATCTGCTTCAGATATGTGCGTGTACACCAGAACTACTGAATACTTTGTACCCTTTGCTCTCATATAAATGGGAAGTATAGGTTCAAACAATGGAGTTCACTAAGGAAGTGAAAATGAAACCTGTCTTTACAAAACCACTATCACAGAATAGAAAGCTTATCAAGCCCTCCCAATAAACCCTGACACCATATCTGCCTTATACCAGATatctgtttcactgtttttcacTCTCAGCTCTTTTGTCCCTTCTTTCGTCCCCAGACCCAAAccatcacattgtgtccttcaTGTCTAAATCATGTTCAGACCACGTAATTGGTTCGGCAGACGTCTCATTCCAATGCAGCTCATGCAGTCCCTCAATACGTGGTCGACGCTGAGCATAGAAAtggtgttttgtcattttttgaTGTTGGGCTTTAAATGAAATGGGTTTCTTTTTCATATGGGTCATGTTAACTACAGGTCTAACAGACTATACAACTGTCCAGTGTAGTTTAATGAAAGCCTTCTGAGTAAGAGGTAGATAGGGGTTCTATAGATTATGTCTGTCATGTATAATTAATTCTAATAAACCTTCATGCTGTTGTAACAGCTTTCCATTTTATAAAAGCCTGTCCACAGTGAATGACCTGTAATCTTCTGCTACTGTGCATGTGGGATTTGTTTCTAAATTAAATCTATAACTCACTgtgaaaatctaatttaatctaaataaaaaaatgtatcatacACTGAAATGTTACAAAAGCCGATATAAATCTGACAGAGAAGAGTTGGTTCCTTTGCAGAAACCATTTGGCGGAACGTGACAAACACTAAGTTCACACGGATCGCTGTGCAGTTCACACCACACGGCCTGCTGTTGGGTGATTGGGAGTCGTGCAGTCGGGATGAGTTCACACTCCATGACAGAGGGCGACACACCATCTTCCACCAACTCTGTGTGTCGGGCCTGTAGTTGTTGCTGATTCGTTTATCTATTTGCCGGCTTCTAGACAGATAAGGTGATGGGATGACGAGCCTCTCAAAACGCGTCTTTGGAGGGTTGACACATGGCGATTGATGGCAGCGGATCGAGAGCAGAGTGGGCTTTTTATCTGCGAGTTGGAAATCTGGTTTAAAATCGCGTAGTATGAACGAGGCATTAGTGTCAAAGATGAAATCAGGTCTGTTCAGCTTGTACACCACGCTACCATCAAGAATGTCAGTGTGACATGTGAAACTGTGTCGACATTCAGGCGCATGTCGGTCTCTTGTCGTGGGACACCGGAAAGTTTTAATGAGACTGTGGGCCATGAAAACTTTCCCCTTTAAAAGGCCCGGCGGGATTTGAGCTTCAGATATGAGGTCCGTGCTGAGCCTGGGGGCGCAAACACATTTCTGGATATAGAATTAGAGAATAAAGCCGTGATAATTAGGACTGTTCAACCTGCATTTGAATAGTTTCACAGAtccagaaactgaaaatgtttgagGTTTCACCTTTTGTCGCAGtaaaaaactgaacttttccTCTGGGTGTTTCTCCACCAGGGTAACGCCAACATCGTGAGGGAGGTGGACGTAGAGAAGATCAACAGCCTCGAGAATCCTTACGTAGATGCAATCAAGAGCTTATGGAATGACCCGGGCATCCAGGAGTGTTATGATCGAAGGAGGGAGTACCAGCTCTCAGACTCCACTAAGTAGTGAGTAGACATAACACTGGATCCAGATGTCAACATCCCTCTTCTGAGCGCCGTATGAATTTAACCCATGTTTATAAATGAGGGAAACTTAAAGCAAAACATGAAAGTAACAGCTAAAGAACAACTGAAGTTTTATTTCACAGTGTTCCTGATGACAAACAGTCGTCCTAAAtcattttctctgcctctgtagTTACCTGAACGCGTTGGACCGAATCGCAGAGCCATCCTTTCTTCCCACTCAGCAGGACGTGTTGAGGGTTCGAGTCCCGACCACGGGCATCATCGAATACCCGTTTGACCTGCAGAGCGTCATATTCAGGTAAGATAAAATCGCACTGTTGTAGACACTGGACATCAGTGAAGGTACAGAacatgtggaaaaagtgaaatgtgaaaaggaACTACCATTTATATcctaatataaaatacaaatattaataacattctTGAACTCCAGCTGTTGATCgtaagaaaaatgttttaatatggTCACACTACAGCATGACTGTGTAAGTAATTACGTACAATCACTCATTCgcatagttttttattttaattaattttatttcagtagcttttgaaaaggaaaatgttgtaCTTCTCACTCGCCTGCATTCCTCTTATGGTTGTACTTACAAGTTACGTCATGGATGAATATTTTATATGCAAAAAGTAGAGTAAGCTAAtagaagataaataaaatatgatgcttTGTTAAGGTCGGGTTTCCACCTGTAGAATTATGAAAGCACTGCTTAATATTTAATggaacattttttgtttttaggtgTAGCCTCACTGCTTTTACTCATATAACAGTATTTTTCTGATTTAAACACACTCAAATCGTAAAGTTATGTTTATTACAATGAGACGTCCTCTAAACTTCTTCATCATAGCATGAAAAAAAGCTCCACAATGAACCTGCAGTTTTACTTTTGAATATTCTACTGCAAATTCCCCTTCTCTCAAGGGTCACTTATGacactagaggattttcatATCgtaactgatttaaaaaatttCGGAGATCACATAAAACGACAGATGTTACCGATGTTTAATAGTTTAATCATAATAAAGGGACACGAGACGAAGTGGAGACGCAGGACCACACACTGAGGGTTCCAGAAACCTGGGGCCTCACATATCAAGTCATCAAATCAGATTATTTCAAAGTCAGATCCAAATGATCAGCAGCGTCATCACGTTTGACTCACGTTTGGCTCCTCAGGATGTGCATAATATCTCCGGTGATGCAACTTTTTAATCAGTGCCTCTAACGACTGCCCTTCTCTCTCCCGGCTGACAGGATGGTGGATgtgggaggtcagaggtcggagAGAAGGAAGTGGATCCACTGCTTTGAGAACGTCACATCCATCATGTTCCTGGTGGCGCTCAGCGAGTACGACCAAGTTTTGGTGGAATCAGACAACGAGGTGattcatttatacatttaagacatgcagactggggtcCGGTGAAttgaagactctaaattgtccggAGTTGTGAGGGTAAATGGccgtttgtctctgtttgttggcCCCATGATGGCGctctgtccaggatgtaccctgcttctcgcccaatgtcagctgggattggctccagacCCCTAAAGGATAAGCAGATTTGGGTCATGGATGGATATTTCATGTGAAAGACGAGTTGCGTCCGAAGACGAAGAGCGACTCCTGATGTAAAACGATGAAAATGAGATTCCCCTCCTGCCAGGCAGAGCCCCAccacttgtttctttttaaatcatttgtaaaTGATCAGCCAGCTGTTTTGAATATTGCCTCAGGCCAGATCTTCAGTGGCCGCAACCAACAGTGTCGGTTTGTGTGTATTAATGAGCAGGTGTGCGGTCATATGTTTGTCGGTCTGATTTTGTGTCCACGTGTTTTCCTTCATATGTTTCTGACCATCTGCGCATCCTGTCTAAACTACCACACAGTGGTTTTGTTTGGGATAAAATACAGGACAATTTTACACTGCGGCGCTGGTGATGTGGTATCCAGAGCTGACTTTTAAAATGGTTGCTTTGTTCAATTAAACTCTGAAATCAAGTGCAGGGCAGAGATTAAACCCTTGAAGGCGACATGGCCGCCCTTCTCTCTCATccctgctgctctccctccgGTGTGCTTAAACGTTTATTAAAAATCTGTACTTCATGACTGTGGTTTAATTCAATGAttaactctgtctctctccttctctccgctctctctctgtacGTTTTTCTCCTCGCTctaccccccccctcctctcacacacacacattcatacactctctctctctgtagaaCCGGATGGAGGAGAGTAAAGCTCTGTTTAGGACAATAATCACGTACCCCTGGTTCCAGAACTCCTCCGTCATCCTGTTCCTCAACAAGAAGgacctgctggaggagaagatcATGTACTCTCATCTGGTCGACTACTTCCCAGAATACGATGGTGAGTGACGGCAGCACAGCGTCAAACCCAAACAGTCAACATTCCAACCAAGCACTGgtgacagctttttttttagATAAGCTGCAAGTTTACACACCAGGACAAAAGTGACCTGTTTGCACAGAAAATACCATTATTCACTACATGCCCCCAACAATATGCATCTTTGTTTTGAGGCTCTGTCTTCAGACCATGATAGATTCAATCATTATGGTCAAAATTGTCTCATTCATGATCATCAAGCTGAATTTGATCTGCGTCCAAATTTTATGTTCTATTTTGCGAAAGAGAATATTATGCTCACAATTGTTCTAAGTATTTTTTGGTCAGATAAATCATCTCTATAGCATTTATTATCAGCTGATTAACCAATTATTCAAAAGTGTAATTAATGTAACGATCAGGCTGATATCAACCATCTCTTCGGTGTGTTTTGAAATTTAAAACCACTAAAATCACGGTTAATTGCATGTGTGTAAGCCTCAAAATGTCTTGAATGGATTGTGGTCAAACTGTCCATTTCTGAAACACATTAACAATGGATGCTCATGGCGTTCTACAGCACGCGCATTGACGGAGCATCATTTCCTCCTCCCCAGGTCCGCAGAGGGACGCCCAAGCAGGCCGAGAGTTCATCCTCAAGATGTTTGTGGACCTGAATCCAGACAGTGATAAGATCATCTACTCTCACTTCACCTGTGCCACTGACACGGAGAACATCCGCTTTGTCTTCGCCGCCGTCAAAGACACCATCCTGCAGCTCAACCTAAAGGAGTACAACCTGGTGTAGAGCGGAGGCCctcaacacacactgactgatgcAATCTGTGAAAAgagagatcacacacacacacacacacacgcacacactctgaaaaaagagaaaatctgagaaaaaaaatctaatgcATAATACTAATTTATTTGCCATTTGTTGATCTCTTGGTCGCCAAGGGGTGAGCAAAGTAAATGTTCTCTTGCTATTTAGGGAGTTGATGAAATCTAGGGAGGGAGGGGGTCGGATATGTGGAAGAGTTGGGAGGGATTTGCTATTGAACATGTGCAGCAATGATCCTCATTTTTTAGGCTTTTGCGCATTGTGaagtttttttcttgtttgttttttgacagaaagagaggaactACTGGGTTTCCTggaggtgtgggggggttgCCCGTCAGTCTGAGACGTCAGAGCAGGAATGCAATgtgccccctccctcctgcctttttataaataagaatttaaaaaagcttttcattcttttttttttttctaccctCCCCCCTTACCTGTGGATTCGTTCTGAATCTCTGTCACAGGCGTTTACTTGTTTGcccaacaggaagtgatgtaacACATCTCCAATCAACAGCTTCCTTTCTCCTGCAAAGGATCCATGGGCAAGTCTGTTGATGAGTTTGGCATAAActgtgatttttaaattatttcatatTGATTTGATATTGATTGACTTCAATCatcattattaatgttattatcattatcacatTGACTTTGGAACAATGCGATGAGTTAGGGCAGGTGTTGCCACCGTGGAAGCACACAGCCACGTTGACGTGTTGAGCGACGTTTAAGAGGCGTGAGGGGAAATTGGCTTTAAAGATGCTTTCGAAGCTTTGGGCGACGAGGTGAGGAGGCACATGGAGACCTCCGCTCCCATGAACCAAGATGGCGACGGCCGCTTTACATGGActgaagggagcggaggaggaggggataaTTTATAAGACAATGTTGTTAAATGATTATGTTCCACTGTGCCACATTAGTGCTTTTTGTTATGCTagtatgtttatttatttcccaaTACCAAAACAACTCACGGCTCCACGTTGCGCTGTTTACTACTTTTGATGGAAGGAAAAGTGTTGAGAACAGGAGAGAGCAGGGCTGACCGACGTATTGATCAACTGATTCCTGCAGTTTTTTAAGGGTTCAATAAATAACggtattaaacacacacacacacacacatgtccttATATCTGTCCAATCAACGGCCTGCTGTCTGGACTGTTTTCGTCCAATAGCAGTGGAGAACACATTTGGCTCATTCCCATGTCAAAGGGCGGAGTGTTGAGATTCAGTTTGTACCAAAGTAAAGCCCTTCTCGTTTCTGATTGGCCCCTCTGATTTACCATTTCCCCATTCCCAAGTTACTTTGGAGTATTTTTTTGTAAGAATTCTGTAGAACACGAGCCTGTAATTTACATTTATTGAGGCATAGTGCAATTATGAATGCTATAATCATTGTACATacatctctctctatatatatatatatggcagCATCTTTGTTGGCTTTGTAATCATTACTTTATTTTGGCAGATTGAATGTGCGGTATTGAAAATATGTATCTATGTAATTGTATTGTATGTCTAATggaaaattcattttttttggaagaaaaaaatacgttatttacatgtttggtttggtttcctTTTTTAAAGAGGAGAATGTAAAACACACCAGTTTTCATTGTCCAGTTTCAGAAATGCAAAACGAggattataatttattatattatcCAACAACACATTAAGCTGGTTATTAACAGTAGCGGTTTTTGTTAAATTTCCTTTTTATATGAAGAAACGTCAGATTGAATCCAACCTACAGGGCTAATTTTAATTGTTTAGTGGCTTCAGGAACAGAGCACTTGTAACATAGGTGTGATCCAATCACATTGATTTtccttttaatctttttatttttattttctcttaacTTCATCACGTAGCTCATCAAGTACCGATTAACTTTGAGATTTATTAGTCGATCCCCAAACGGTGTTATCGTGAACACTCAGCCCCCACCACCTTCCTTTTTTAAAGGCCTGTTTTACTTAACAAAGGTGGGTGGCCAGCAGGGAAAGTGTTGCTTTGGCTCAGATTTGATAAAAATCTTTTTAAGAAAGATGTAATTATCTTATTGTTGTAATATGGAAACACCATCACCCCTTACACCCCCTCTAATGAACCTCTGTAGAGTATATCAGGGTCATTGACCAGTGTACACCAACACTTAACATAATTAGGAcgattcatttaatttgtttctttttttacttcacttcCATCTCGTCTGCCAACACCTCATGAGGATGTACAGCATTAGTTTAGACTTAGTGAGACAACAACAAAGGAGAAGACACACGACAGTTCACCTGTAGATAAATTGCCTTATTGAATAAGCTGTGCCTCTGATGTCCAATGCAAGGTACCTGCGTTTTTCACGAGAAGTGAAAGCTGATGTGGCCAATATTGTCCCATCATGCAGCTGGAggattttttggggttttggggTCAGGTGGTCTCTCTTTGTGCTCGCAGCTTTGAAGCGTAGCTCATGTAGCTAATTCGACATAATTACAGGACGTTATAAGCACATAGTGAGTGAGCTGTAATCAGAACACATAATATTAGATTCACATCTTCACATCCATAATGCATTGATTGATTAAGCAGCAGTGCTCCTGCAGCCAGGTCGGAATGTGTTTTGCACAGTGTTACGACGAGGCCTCTAAATCCAACAGCAGCCACCTGCAGAGTGGAGTTTTTTTCCTGCCatatttggttttggtttggcATCTTGCAGCCACGTTGGCAGGTAACCAGCCCTCAGTCTGagctcctgttgtttttcagatATTTCAGCTGGCTGGTGCTTTCACACTGATGGTTGGTTTTGGTGGACGACAGCCACTTGGACAAGTTAAATTAAAAGTGGAGTTGAAGCAAATGAAGATGTGACTTTAACCCCTGATCGACAGCGGGGCCTATCACAGGAGAAACGGGTGGACGAGCTCGACACACGTGCTCACTGAACGGCCTATTCTTCTGCAACATGTGAGGTGGAGTTTCCCCTTAGAGGTTATTTTTCCCCTTTAAGGACATTCATATTATTTacatgcaaacagacaaactaaaaCAGAATAACAAGAGAAAACCTataaaaagatgtaaaaaaaggaaaaacaggaagatAGCTTTGTTTACTCCATGATTGAAAACTCCTAACAttctaaataaagtttatgtggTTATTAGATAAGACAACTTTTTATGGTACAGTAAATCAAGGCAAGAAAATGCATCACTGGTTTTAAATACTTGAAGGATTCATGTACATGTGTTAAATGATCTGTGTAAGAGATCCCAGGACAGAAGATACTGAGGAATCATTAGAGCCTCATTTGAAATGAGAGTTGAGGTGTTTTATTCTAAAGCAGAGAAATTCATCCGGCAGCCGACACATCCTCCCTCCCTGATCAAACATGTTCTGTATGTGTCGAGAAATGTGTTCAACACAGGACAAAAGAGTGGATAAACAGAAAACTGCACCAAGACTGCTTGTGGTTATTTTGTCACAGTTACACACAACACTAAAGAATATTCGGTTGGGCCTTGACGGAGATGTGTGCTCTGCAGAGTGCTATTCTAAGGACTGGTTAGAGAACACGCATTCACATTTACTGTTGGATGATATGCTCATTCATAAATTCTGCAGGTACTACATGGAATTTGCTTCTGGTCTCTAGATGACTGAAAAGTGCAGAAGATGTTAAATTGCTCATGAGCCCAGGAAACAACCTATATTCACTCACTCAAGTTTGACCCTCACGACCCCTAGTGGCCGCCAGAAGACAGCGCAGTGTCAGAGGATGTGTCACACCCTGATGTCACTATAAAACATGTGTGACGTGATGGTATGAAAacatataaagacaaataactGTCAACCATGTTACCAGTTCAGATACATGACGCCTTTGGCTCCTTCTTTCTACTTGGCACATTTGCGCAGCTTTCTCTGGTGGAAACCAAGTGTCCACACTCCTCTATTCATATTTGACCACTGTATTCATCTTGTCCCTGCTGCGTAGAGACAACACAGTGCACGTGCTGATGTTCACTTCCCATTTTATCCCTGCTTCTATTTGCAACTGTTGCCACGCCCTAACGAGTCGCCTGAATAAAGTTCAACAAGTGACCTCCAGCTTCAGACCAACCGCAGCTCTGGTTCCGAAAAAGTTGTTCTCTTCTACAAGGATTCAACCACTGACTAGTCATTTAAAACCTTAAAGTcacctcctcgtcctcttcttcACTCAACTCATCCTTTCATTGGGATTCGAGTGGGAAAAAGAAGGAATTAATTTCAGAGATGATCTgcatcctcttcctcgtcctttGTGAGGTGTGAGAGGGAAGAAGCCGCCTGTTTTCATTGTGACAGCAGAGGATCATTGGAGAGCAGACAGGTCAGTTTCTGGGGGGAAGTGATGGCTGGATGTTGTGCGTCGGCGGACGATAAGGAGAACCAGAGGATCAACGAGGAGATCGAGAAGCAGCTGCGCAGAGACAAGAAGGACTCGCGCCGggagctgaagctgctgctgttaggTGAGCACCAGTCACATCACCAAGAGTCAGTCTCACACAAAACATATCCAAAAGGAAGTAAGGGACACTGGAGAAAATGGGGATTTGGTCTTAATGAATGAAACTTGGTGCGTAAAGATTGTGCCATAATAGGATCTTTGGTTTTGAAAGATCGTTTTTATGTCACAATCTTTACGCACCAAGAGTTTCATCCCAAAGTAAGTGAGTGACACCGGTGAAAATGAGGACGTGGTCTTGGGGATGAAACTTTTAGTGCGAAAAATTATCTTTCAATTATCTTTTATGTTGATACTTGGGTTTACACCGTGTAGTGGCAGTGACTGAATGTAATGCTGCTCCAAAAATAGCTTTCAATTTGCTATGACTGCTTCCTGAccacacctggacacacatcATGGCAGGTGGAGCAGCACCCAGCAGCATGGCGATTTCCTGTATTTTATTATAGGGAACGGAATGGCTACAATACTCATACATGTCATGAATAGTGAGGACGCACAAGTTTCATATCTAACTGTTCTTGACgtttccttcctcctcatccctcgTGTCTTGTCTCCGGCTGTGGTGCACTGGCACTGGCTTCTTCCCACAAACATTCAGAGTGTGCGCGCTGCTGCGCTCCACGGCCATGCCATCAATTTTACGCACTGAACATTTCATCCTTGAGCAAGTTGTCTGCGGGCGTTTTCTCGTCCCCTGTTGTCATAGACTCCAACCTAATGTGAGTTTTGCCAGGACCACGAAAACTACTATGAAAAGCAAATCAGGAAAACTATAATAGTATTGATAGACAGGGTCATTAATCCTATTGGGTCATTGTATTTGTCCTTGTCCTGTGTCATGGTGTTtggtcttttttaaatgtgaagattCTGATGATATAGAAACTCTGCTCAGTTCCTTGAGCTCACTGACCTCCAGCAGGGTCAGGcgttatataatatatatatatataaagtgctCTATATAGAATACATAGGAACATTGACCATGGGTTCCTTCTTGTATCAAACATCTTTGACCAGTGGCGGCGgaagaataaacattttacttCAGTAACAGTACAAAAAAATTTTagtcaagtaaaagtaccacattaagTTTTCTACCTAAGTAAAAGTAAGTCAATACTTGCTTTTTAATTCACTTAAAGTATTTGAAGTCAAAGTACTAGCTGAGTGTAGCCTATTATCTAATGCAAAGGTCTACTACATCATTGTGGCTGAGTCCCGGCCTCTTCTGAATCCATGTCAGGTGTTTCTTCACCAAAGGTTTtaatgttacctgcctgctctgtTTGGATTACTGAACCAATTCCCCTCTCTTCATTGATTACTTTTTAAAACGAATGTAGCTTTGGGAACAACGAGCGGAGCACttgaaagaggaaacagagtTTTTGCCACATGGCATCAAGAGAGCGTCTATCAGAGCTTGGTGCCACACCCATTTAAATGCAGGCGTTTGGGAGCACTTCATAGAAATGAGTCACTGTCGAG includes:
- the LOC117768236 gene encoding guanine nucleotide-binding protein G(q) subunit alpha, producing the protein MTLESIMACCLSEEAKEARRINDEIERQLRRDKRDARRELKLLLLGTGESGKSTFIKQMRIIHGTGYTDEDKRGFTKLVYQNIFTSMQAMIRASETLKVPYKYEHNKGNANIVREVDVEKINSLENPYVDAIKSLWNDPGIQECYDRRREYQLSDSTKYYLNALDRIAEPSFLPTQQDVLRVRVPTTGIIEYPFDLQSVIFRMVDVGGQRSERRKWIHCFENVTSIMFLVALSEYDQVLVESDNENRMEESKALFRTIITYPWFQNSSVILFLNKKDLLEEKIMYSHLVDYFPEYDGPQRDAQAGREFILKMFVDLNPDSDKIIYSHFTCATDTENIRFVFAAVKDTILQLNLKEYNLV